CTGGTCTTCACTCGGGATGAACCCGGAAGGCAGTTTCTCACTGAGCCCGAAAATACCCAACCCGAATGCAATCAGGATAATGGCGGTCACCAGTCGCCGGTTTACGATCTTATTCAATAACCCGACGTATCTTCCGGTCATTTTCTCGAATCCTCTGTTAAACCAGTCCAGGAAACGGTTGATCGGTGTCTTCTTGCGTGGTTTCCCGTGGTTGTTTTTCAACAGCATCGCACAAAGTACCGGTGTCAGTGTCAATGCAACCAACCCGGAAAGAACGATGGAAGTTGCCATGGTAATCGCAAACTGGCGGTAGAAAATACCTACCGGACCCGACATGAACGCTACCGGAACGAACACGGCCGTCATCAATAAGGTAATGGCGATTACGGCACCACTGATCTCTTTCAATACTTTCTTCACTGCCTGGTAAGGCGAAAGGTGTTCTTCTTCCATCTTGGCGTGAACGGCCTCGACGACGACGATGGCATCATCGACCACAATACCGATCGCCAGTACCAATGCGAACAGGGTGATCAGGTTGATCGTTAACCCGAACATTTGCATGAAAATGAACGCACCGATCAATGAAACCGGAACGGCAATGGTTGGAATAAGGGTAGAACGGAAGTCTCCTAAGAATAAGAATACTACCAATGCCACGAGGATAAATGCTTCCCCAAGGGTGTGAAGTACTTTTTCAATGGATGCATCCAGGAAGTTCGAAACGTCATAACTGATCTCGTACTCCATTCCCGGAGGGAAGGAAGTCTTTTTCAATTCTTCCAGTTTCTCTTTCACGCGTTCGATGACCTCTGTTGCGTTACTTCCGTAAGTTTGTTTCAATACGATCGCTGCAGAAGGATATTCATCCTTGTTGGAGTAAATATCGTAGTACTCACTACCTAGTTCTACCTCCGCTACGTCTTTCAGTCGCAGGATTTCCCCGTCCGGATTGGAGCGGATAATCACATTCTTGTATTCGTCTGCTTCGTTGAAACGGCCTTTGTAGGTCAATACATATTCCAGTGCTTCCGCACGTTTACCGTCACTTCGCCCGATACGTCCCGGAGACCCGATGACACTCTGGGAGTTCAGGGCTTCCATGATTTCGTCGGTGGAAATGTTGTAAGCCCGCATACGGTCCGGCTTCAGCCAGATACGCATTGCATACTGGCGGCTACCCAAGATACTTGCCTGACCAATCCCGTTAATACGCTGCAATTCAGGAATCATGTTTACCCCGGCAACGTTGAAAATGAATTTCATGTCGGCTTTCGGGTCCTTACTGTACAGGTTGACGTACATCAACATACTCGGCATGATCCGGTTCACGATAACCCCTTCACGCTGTACGAGGACAGGAAGACGGTTCAATACCTGTGCAATACGCGTATTCACCTGTACCAATGCCTGATCGGGATCTGTTCCAAGGTTGAATACGATCTGGATATTTGCTTCCCCGGCACTGGTTGCATCGGAAGTCATGTATTTCATTCCCGGAACCCCGTTTACGGCTTGTTCCAGTGGAATCAGTACGGATTCTGTCAGTACTTTCGCACTCGCTCCCGGGTAGGAAGCTCTTACGATAACTGTAGGCGGTGCAATCTCGGGGAACTGTGAAGTTGATAACCCACTGATCGCAAGTACACCCATGAAGATGATGACCAATGATAGCACGATTGCTAAAACAGGTCTGTGTATGAATTTATTAAACATAATCTGATCGGATTAAAGTGGGTGTTACTCCGTATAAACTTTCAGGTGATTGATTACCGATTTCGGGTCCTGATACTGGTAAGTGATCTTATCTCCATCTCTTACTTTACGAATTCCTTCCAAAAGAATGCGCTCGTCCGTTTTCAACCCGCTTTTAAGAATATACAAATCCGGGATTTCGGAACGGATTACGATTTCTCTGGAATGTACCACATTGTCCTTATCAACTACATAAACGTATTTCTTTTCAAGAACTTCGTATGTTGCTTTTTGAGGAATGATCATTGCACGCTTCAAAGGAACCACCATTTGGATACTTCCTGTTTCCCCGTGTCTGAGCAATTTTTTCGGATTCGGGAAGGTAGCACGGAAAGCGATGTTACCGGTTTCATTGTTGAAATCCGCTTCAATGGTTTCTACTACTCCCGGGTATTCATAGATCTCGTTATTGGCCATCAGCAACTGGACATTTTTCATGTTATCGCCCTGGTTAACCGTTTTGAAATTCAGGTACTGAGCTTCAGGAACGTTGAAATAAACCCACAATTTGCTGTTATCGGAAAGGGTTGTCAGCAAGTCGCCTTCATCCACCAAACTTCCCAAACGAACCTGGAAACGGTCCATAATCCCGTCAAACGGAGCTTTGATCTCTGTGAAGCCCAAACGAACCTGTGATAAAGACAATTCAGCTTTTGCCTTGTCGTATTTTGCTTTCACCAATGCCAATTGGTTTTTGGAAATCACGTTGCTGTCTGCAAGCATTTTCGCGTTCTGGTATTCTGTTTTCGCAAAGTTTGCTTCAGCTTGTGCTTTTTGCATCTCCGCTTCGTACATCATTGGCATGATCTGGAACATCAACTGGCCTTTTTTCACCATTTGACCTTCGTCTACATAGATCTTTTGCAAATAACCTTTTTCAAGGGCTCTGATCTCAATATGTTGGATTGCACGGATCTGACAAACATAATCCTGTACAATGGTAGTATCTTTTAATAAAGGACTTGTCACCAATAATTTACCGGTTTCTTCCTTTTCTTCTTCTTTCGGACCGCAGCTTGTAGCGCACACTGCAACGATCAAGCTCATGAAAATGAGAACTCTCTTCATAATAATCGTGTTTTTAAAACGAGTTGTTTTTGTTGTTAAATTGTGTTTGGATTTTTAGATCCAGCGATAGTTTTCCGAACTAATATAGGATTGTTTTAACAAACATCAAATCAATCAGTAAGGAAAAAATAATTAGTTGAGACAATGAGCATTGTCTGCTGGATTCTATATTCTGAATACCTGAAAAACGACATGTCTTTTATTGGCTGTAATAAAAGACAACTGTTCACAGAACACAGAACTGTTTTTGGTATTGCCGTAGAGGTAATCGAGCGATTGATCTACCGGGATACCCGCAAAGAACAGATTATTATAAAGGTGTTTACCGGAAGAGAAGTCTTCCGTTTCTTCTTCCAGGTTTTCAAAGATCAATTCGGTATCTTCAGCAGGAATGGAAGAGTTTGAATCGATAGAGGAACTTGATTTGTGGTGTTTAACTACAAATTTAGAATGTTCCGGATAATGATGATGAAAATTGAAAGGAGTGTTTGCCCGCTCTGCCGGATGGGCGTTCAGCTGGTTCGAACCAAGGATCTGGAGAACACACAAGAGCTGAAAAAATCCAATAAGCAAACTTTTCATGGTGTAAAACTAACAGAGAGTTGAAACATAGCCAAATTTTCCGGTGTTAAATATTGGTTAATGGTTACAGGTACGTGATCCGTCGTTACCTACCATACAGAAAATCACACTTTTCGCCCGAATGCTGATGTACAAAAAAAGGTTCTCATTTCTGAGAACCTTTCAAAAGTGTTTTATGAATTAATATTCATCTTCATTAAATAGGAAGTCATCCTTAGACGGATAATCCGGCCAGATTTCTTCAATGCTTTCATATACATCACCCTCATCTTCTAAATCCTGGAGATTTTCTACTACTTCTAAGGGTGCACCTGCTCTGATCGCATAATCAATCAGCTCGTCTTTTGTTGCAGGCCAAGGAG
The window above is part of the Fluviicola sp. genome. Proteins encoded here:
- a CDS encoding efflux RND transporter permease subunit, with the translated sequence MFNKFIHRPVLAIVLSLVIIFMGVLAISGLSTSQFPEIAPPTVIVRASYPGASAKVLTESVLIPLEQAVNGVPGMKYMTSDATSAGEANIQIVFNLGTDPDQALVQVNTRIAQVLNRLPVLVQREGVIVNRIMPSMLMYVNLYSKDPKADMKFIFNVAGVNMIPELQRINGIGQASILGSRQYAMRIWLKPDRMRAYNISTDEIMEALNSQSVIGSPGRIGRSDGKRAEALEYVLTYKGRFNEADEYKNVIIRSNPDGEILRLKDVAEVELGSEYYDIYSNKDEYPSAAIVLKQTYGSNATEVIERVKEKLEELKKTSFPPGMEYEISYDVSNFLDASIEKVLHTLGEAFILVALVVFLFLGDFRSTLIPTIAVPVSLIGAFIFMQMFGLTINLITLFALVLAIGIVVDDAIVVVEAVHAKMEEEHLSPYQAVKKVLKEISGAVIAITLLMTAVFVPVAFMSGPVGIFYRQFAITMATSIVLSGLVALTLTPVLCAMLLKNNHGKPRKKTPINRFLDWFNRGFEKMTGRYVGLLNKIVNRRLVTAIILIAFGLGIFGLSEKLPSGFIPSEDQGMIYAIIQTPPGSTLERTNDIARKLQAIAEKVDGIKSVSALAGYEVLTEGRGSNAGTCLINLDPWSERKHNVQEIIYELEEKAKVIPGATIEFFDPPAVPGYGAAGGFSLQLLDKTNTGDYLELERVNTEFMNALRKRKEITGLFTFYSANYPQYELQINNDLAMQKGVSIGNAMNTLSILIGSTYELGFIKYQRFFKVFVQASPEYRRLPEDIMKLYVKNDRGEMVPFSSFMKIVKSQGANEINRYNMYTTASIRGSAAKGFSSGEAIKAAQEVAKSTLPRGYDIDWGGLSKDETMRGNEALYIFIVVLIFVYFVLAAQYESFIIPLAVILSLPAGIFGSFLLIKLMGLENNIYAQVGLVMLVGLLGKNAVLIVEFAMQKHHEGATVLEAAIEGAKVRFRPILMTSFAFIAGLIPLVIATGPGAIGNRTIGACALGGMLFGTIFGVIIIPGLYYIFGTLADGRKLIKNEDDSSLTEDFVHAIDNFPTTDETEDNAH
- a CDS encoding efflux RND transporter periplasmic adaptor subunit; its protein translation is MKRVLIFMSLIVAVCATSCGPKEEEKEETGKLLVTSPLLKDTTIVQDYVCQIRAIQHIEIRALEKGYLQKIYVDEGQMVKKGQLMFQIMPMMYEAEMQKAQAEANFAKTEYQNAKMLADSNVISKNQLALVKAKYDKAKAELSLSQVRLGFTEIKAPFDGIMDRFQVRLGSLVDEGDLLTTLSDNSKLWVYFNVPEAQYLNFKTVNQGDNMKNVQLLMANNEIYEYPGVVETIEADFNNETGNIAFRATFPNPKKLLRHGETGSIQMVVPLKRAMIIPQKATYEVLEKKYVYVVDKDNVVHSREIVIRSEIPDLYILKSGLKTDERILLEGIRKVRDGDKITYQYQDPKSVINHLKVYTE
- a CDS encoding DUF2795 domain-containing protein encodes the protein MYWTLELASYLEDAPWPATKDELIDYAIRAGAPLEVVENLQDLEDEGDVYESIEEIWPDYPSKDDFLFNEDEY